The Mesorhizobium opportunistum WSM2075 DNA window CGCGGATCAGGCCCTCGTAGATGGCGGCTATGGCTTCGTGCCAGTCGTCGACGGTCGAGCGGTAGGATGGCGCCGGCTCGGCGCGCACCGGCACGTCGAACTCGACGCGGCGCGACTTCGGGTTGGTGACGAAGCGGTCGCAGATCCCGCGCCGCAGGTCGGCAAGGTCGTTTTTCTTCGCGCCCTTGTCGGGAATAAACAGGACGTCCGCCCGGTTCAGGCCGGTTATGGCCTGCACGGTCATGTGGTCTGCATTGCCGGCTCCGATGCCGATGACGAGAAGCGTGCGCATGAAGCGAACTCCTGCCCGATCGGAGCCTGTTAGTCCAGACATCGTGGCGCGGTCATCGGATATGGAAGGGCTTTGAAACGCCACGTTGAAACGGCTAGGGTCATCGCGACATTCTCGCCGAGGGAGCTTTCATGTTGCGATATATGCTGAGCGCGGTGCTGGTCTTCTCGACCGTGCCAGCCTTTGCCAATGATTCAGTGGCCGAACTCGGCACCGGCGGCCTGATCCTGTCGCGCAGCGACGCCGTGGCGATGCAAAGCGAGGATCTGTTCATCTCGCCCGAAAAGGTGACGGTCGACTACGTCTTCCACAACAACACCGACAAGGATGTCGATGCGATCGTCGCCTTCCCGATGCCCGACATTTCCGGCAATCCCGAAGAGATGCCGGCCATTCCCGAGAACCAGAGCGACAACTTCCTTGGCTTCGAGGTGACGATCGACGGTGTCGCGGCAAAGCCGCAGCTCGAGCAGAAGGTGTTCGCGCTCGGCATCGATATCAGCGCCGATTTGAAGGCGCAGAACGTGCCGTTCAATCCGTTCGGCGACGCGGCCAAGGCGGCCCTGGCGAAGCTGCCGCAAGCGGTGGCCGACGACTGGGTCAATCGCGGCATCATCATCGAGGATACCGCCGATGACGGGAGCGGCATGAAGTCCAGCTATGCGCCGTTCTGGCAGCTGCGCTCGACCTATTGGTGGCGCTCGACCTTTCCCGCCAACAAGGACGTTCATGTCGCGCACCGCTACAAACCGAGCGTCGGCGGCACCTCTTCGGTCAGTTTTTTCAACGAGGGCCAGTTCCAGGGCGCATATGCGGCCTACAAAACCCGCTACTGCATGGACGACACGTTCGAAAAAGCGGTGCGGAAGGCTGCGAAGGACAGCCCCGACGGCTACCCGAAATATTATGAAAGCCGCATCGCCTATATCCTGACCACGGGCGGCAACTGGGCGGCGGGCACCATCGGCAAGTTCAAGCTGACCATCGACAAGGGCAACCCGAAGGCGCTGGTCTCGTTCTGCGGCGACAATGTCAAAAAGGTTGGGCCGACGAGCTTCGAGATGACCGCTGACGATTTCTATCCCGAGCACGACATCGACATCCTCTTGCTTGAACCGTCGGACAGCAGCGGCGGGGACGCGAACTGATGCATGTCGCGATCTACGTTGCCATCGCCGAGAATGGCGTGATCGGCCGGGACGGCGGGCTGCCCTGGCGGCTCTCCACCGATCTCAAGCGGTTCAAGGCCGACACGATGGGCAAGCCCATCATCATGGGCCGCAAGACCTATGAGGGCATCGGCCGGCCGCTGCCGGGCAGGCTCAACATCGTCGTCACGCGCGACAAGGCCTGGCGCGCCGAGGGCGTCGAGGTGGCGCATACGCTGGAGGCCGCGATCCAGCTGGCGAATGTGCGCGGACGCTGCATGACGGGCGTGGACGAGGTCTGCGTCATCGGCGGCGGCGAGATCTATGCCCAGGCACTGCCGCTGGCCGACCGGCTGCACGTCACTCATGTTCTGGCCGCCGTCGACGGCGACGCGCATTTTCCACCGATCGACCCGAAATCCTGGCTTATGGTGAGTGCGCAGGAGGTTCCCGCCGGGGAGAAGGACAGCCACGCGACGCGCTATTCGGTTTACGAGCGCCGCCGCGAGATACATTGATAGACAAAAAGGGCATTGAAAGACGACAAAGGGTCGCGACCGGTCCAAATCGGACGAAGTCGGCGGCGCATCGCGTTGAAAGCGTGCCGTGGCGACCCTATAGAAGAACAACACTGGATTTGCGCCGTAACTCCGGCGCTTGAGGGAATTCCAAGCGAAAGGACATTCATGCCCTGGAACGACAAGAGTGGCGGAGGCGGCGGCCCGTGGGGCGGCGGCGGCAACAATCAGGGACCCTGGGGGCAGGGGCCAAAGGGACCGAGCGGCCCGCAGGGTTCGCCTCCCGACCTCGAAGACATCATTCGCCGCGGCCAGGACAGGCTGCGGCGCGCGCTGCCCGGCGGTGGCGGCGCCAGTCCGGCCGTGTTCGGGCTGATCGCCGCTGTACTGGTCGTTCTATGGGCGTTCCAGGCGGTCTATACCGTGCAACCGGACGAAGTCGCGGTCGAACTGCGCTTCGGCAAGCCGAAGGCCGAACTCTCGCAGCCCGGCCTGCATTTCCATTGGTGGCCGCTTGAGACCGTCGAGACTGCAAAGATTTCCGAGCAGCTCGTCGACATTGGCGGCGGCAACACCAGCGGCAACGGCCTGATGCTTTCGGGCGACCAGAATATCGTCAACGTGCAGTTTTCGGTGGCCTATCAGGTGTCCGATCCCCGGGCCTATCTGTTCGACGTCTCCGACCCGGACGGCATGCTGCGGCAGGTCGCCGAAAGCGCCATGCGCGAAGCCGTGGGCCGCAGGCCGGCACAGGACATCTTCCGCGATGACCGCCAGGGCATAGCGGCGTCGGTGCGCGAAATCATCCAGACGACGCTGGACGGCTACAAGGCCGGTCTCAACGTCAACGCCGTCTCGATAGAGGATGCGGCACCGCCACGTGAAGTGGCCGACGCCTTCGACGAGGTGCAGCGTGCCGAGCAGGACGAGGACAAGTTCGTCGAGCAGGCCAATCAGTATTCCAACCAGAAGCTTGGGCAGGCGCGCGGCGAAGCGGCACAGGTTCGCGAAGACGCGGCCGCCTACAAGAACCGCGTGGTGCAGGAAGCCGAAGGTGAGGCCCAGCGCTTCATCTCGGTCTACGACGAATATGTCAAAGCGCCCGATGTCACGCGCAAACGGCTTTATCTGGAAACCATGGAGAGGGTTCTGAAGGACTCGAGCAAGGTCATCGTCGAGCAGGGCAACGGACAAGGTGTCGTGCCCTATCTGCCGCTGCCCGCACTGCAGCCCAAGCCGCCGGCACCGGCCGCGCCTGCCGCGAACACGGGAGGGACCCAGTGATGGCCAACCGTCTTCCCATCGTCGTCGCCATCGCGGCGGTCATCCTGTTCCTGATCTATTCTTCTGTCTTCGTGGTCAATGCCCGCCAGCAGGCGCTGGTGTTGAGGTTCGGCGAGATCGTCGACGTCAAGAGCGAACCCGGCATCTATTTCAAGGCGCCGTTCTCGTTCTTCGACGCCGACACGGTGCAGCTGATCGAGAACAGGGTGCTGCGCTTCGACCTGGACAACATCCGCGTCCAGGTGTCGGGCGGCAAGTTCTACGAAGTCGATGCCTTCATCGCCTATCGCATCTCGGATCCGCGCGTCTTCCGTGCCGCCGTGTCCGGCCAGATCGAACTGGCGGAAGCGCGGCTCAGGACGCGTCTCGACGCTGCCTTGCGCCGCGTCTACGGTCTGCGCGACTTCGAGGCCGCGCTTTCGGAACAGCGTGCGGTGATGATGCGCGAAGTGCGCGATCAGCTCCGGCCCGACGCCACGTCGCTTGGCCTGCAGATCGAGGATGTCCGCATCCGCCGTACCGACCTGACGGCCGAGGTTTCACAGCAGACCTACGATCGCATGAAGGCGGAACGGCTGGCCGAGGCCGCCAGGCTACGGGCACGCGGCAACGAAGCGGCACAACGCATCACGGCACGCGCCGATCGTGAAGTCGTCGAGATCGTGGCCGAAGCGCAGAAGGAGTCCGAGATCCTGCGCGGCGAGGGCGAAGCCCAGCGCAGCGCCACCTTCGCGGGAGCTTACCAGCGCGACCCGGCTTTCTTCGATTTCTACCGGTCGATGAATGCCTATGGCACCGCGCTGGACAACACCGGGACGACGATGGTGCTGTCGCCGAGCTCCGAGTTCTTCCGCTTCTTCCGCAATCCCGACGGCAAGGAAGGGCCGGCAAACCCGGCACCGGCGCCCGCCGCGCCGGCGACACAACCCAGTACCGGCCAGTAACGGGCCGGTGCAGGATTTCTTCGCGGCGATAGGCCTGGTCCTTGTCATAGAGGGCCTGGTCTATGGCGGCTTCCCCGGCTTTGCGAGGAAGCTCGCGGGCGAGGTGCTGTCCATGCCGGAAAATGCCTTGCGGATCGGCGGCCTGGTGGCGATCGCCATCGGTGTCGGCATCGTCTGGCTGGTGCGCGGCGGATGAGAGCGGCCGGCTTTCGTCTCTGGAATAATGGAGGATTTATCCTCTGCCGATAGTCATAGCCGCAAACGTGCCGTATTTTTTGCCAAGATGGCGCAACGCGGTATCTTCGCCATTGCGCTTTCTTTTTCAGACATACCGGGAGGCTTCTCGATGACATCCACACTCCTCTTGCGCGCGGCACGGCGGACGTTCATCGCTGGCGCGGCGGCGCTTCTCGTCGGCGCCGTTGCTGTCCCGTCCTTCGTGACCCCGACATTGGCCGCCGACGGGCCGGCCTCGGTGGCGGACCTTGCGCAAGGACTGCTCGGCGCGGTGGTCAACATCTCGACCTCGCAGACGGTGAAGGGCACGGAAGGTCCGGGCGCGGTGCCGATGCCGCAGCTGCCCGAGGGCTCGCCCTTCCAGGACTTCTTCGACGATTTCTTCAAGAACCGGGGCGGCGACAAGGACAATGGCGCGCAGAAAGTGCAGTCGCTGGGGTCCGGTTTCGTTATCGACGCCGAACAGGGCATCGTCGTCACCAACAATCATGTGATCGCCGATGCCGACGACATCGAGGTCAATTTCTCCGACGGCATCACGTTGAAGGCGACGCTGGTCGGCACCGACACCAAGACGGATGTCGCGGTGCTGAAGGTCGATCCGAAAGGCCACAAGCTGACGGCGGTGAAGTTCGGCGATTCCACCAAGATGCGCGTCGGCGACTGGGTGATGGCGATCGGCAATCCGTTCGGCCTCGGCGGCACCGTCACCGTCGGCATCGTCTCGGCCCGCAACCGCGACATCAATTCCGGCCCCTATGACGATTTCATCCAGACCGACGCCGCGATCAACCGCGGCAATTCCGGCGGCCCGCTGTTCAACAGCGCCGGCGAGGTCATCGGCATCAACACGGCGATCATTTCGCCGTCCGGCGGCTCGATCGGTATCGGCTTCTCAATCCCCTCGCAGCTCGCCTCGGGCGTTGTCGAACAGCTGCGCCAGTATGGCGAGACACGGCGCGGCTGGCTCGGCGTGCGCATCCAGCCGGTGACGGACGATATCGCCGAGAGCCTCGGCATGGCGACCGCCAAGGGCGCGCTGGTCGCCGGCGTCATCAAGGGCGGTCCTGTCGACAACGGCACCATCCAGGCCGGCGACGTCATCCTCAAGTTCGACGGCAAGGATATCCATGAAATGCGCGACCTGCCGCGCGTGGTCGCCGAAAGCCCGGTCGGCAAGGCGGTCGACGTGCTGATCGTGCGTAAGGGCGTCGAGCAGACCGTGAAGGTGACGCTCGGCCGGCTCGAGGATGGCGAGAAGGCCGCCAACGCCGAAGAAGGCGGCAATACCGATCAGGACAAGGGCGACAAGGCTCCGGCCGTCTCGACGGCCTCCGTGCTCGGCATGACCGTCGGCGAACTCAATGACGAGACGCGCAAGAAGTTCAGCATCGCGGCCGATGTGTCGGGCGTCGTCATCACCGATGTCGCCAAGGATTCGGCCGCTTCGGAGCGCGGCATCCAGCCCGGCGAGGTGATCACCGAGATCGCCCAGGAATCGGTTGCCACGCCCAAGGACGTCATGGACCGGATCGGTGCCCTTAAGGAACAGGGGCGCAAGAACGCGCTGCTGATGCTGGCGTCGAAGACCGGCGAGTTGCGCTTCGTGACGATCCGGATGGATTGAGATTTCAATCCGGCGATTCAAAAAGGCGGCTAACCGGCCGCCTTTTTTCTTGCTTGCCAGTCCTTGCGCGAAAGCCGGTAGAGCACATGCCGCTTGAGTGCGGGGTGGCTGTCGGGAATGTTGGGATGATCGAAGTCGGCTGATGGATCGGCTGTCATGCCGAGACGTTCCATGACGGCCGTGGAGCGGCGGTTGGCCGCGACGGCGAATGACACGATTTCATCGAGGCCAAGCGTCTCGAAGCCGTAGGCTAGCCACGCCTCGGCTGCCTCGGTGACGTAGCCCTTGCCCCAGAAGTCAGGCGCCAGCCGCCAGCCGATCTCGACGGTGCCGGCCGGCAGGGACGGCACATGATCGGTGTCGAGGAGGCCGACAAAGCCGATGCACTCGCCCGTGGCGACAATTTCGGCTGCCGCGAAACCGTAACCATCCTCAGCGATCCAGGCGCGGAATTCATCCATCTTGGCGTCCGCCTGGGCGCGGTCGCGGCGGAACGGGAAGAACTCCATGACCCGTTCGTCGGAGTTGATGCGGTGGAACAGGTCGCGGTCGCGGTCTTCCCAGTTGCGCAGGATCAGGCGCTCGGTTCGCAATGGTTTCATTGCACGAATTCTTCCTGGCGATAGCCCTGCAGATAGAGCAATGCGGTCAGGTCGCCATGGTCGATGCGAATCTTGGCCTGGGCCGCCACGGTCGGCTTGGCATGGAGCGCGACACCGGTGCCGGCCAGGCGGATCATGTCGAGATCGTTGGCACCGTCGCCGACGGCGATCGCATCAGCCGGTGTCAAGCCGAGGCGGGCGGTGATTTCGAGCAGCGCATCGGCCTTGGCGGCGCGGCCAAGGATCGGCTCGCCGACCAGCCCGGTGAAGCATCCGTCCTGTTCAAGCAAGCGGTTGGCTCGGTTCTCCTGGAACCCAAGCATGGCCGCGATGCGCGTGGTGAAGACTTCGAAGCCGCCAGACACGAGCGCCGTCCAGGCGCCGTTGGCGCGCATGGTCTGAACCAGGGCGCGGCCGCCTGAGGCCAATGTCAGCCGGTTGGTGACGATGCGGTCGACCACGGCGGCTTCGAGGCCCTTCAGCAGCGCCACGCGTTCGCGCAGCGCCGGTTCGAAAGCGATCTCGCCATTCATCGACCGCGCCGTGATGACGGCAACACGATCCTTGATGCCGATCTCGTCGGCCAGTTCGTCGATGCATTCCTGGTCGATCATGGTCGAATCCATGTCGGCGATGAGGATCTTCTTTCGCCTTGCGTCAGCCTGCTGGACGATCACATCGACCGGCTCCGCGGCCAGTGCGGCGCGCAGGACGGCGGTGGTTTCGGCGGCGTCGGCTTCTTGCGGCAGGGCAAGATCGCAGGCAATCCCTTCGGCCAGCCAGACGACGGCGCTTGCGCCCACCGACCGTGAGGCCATATTCGCAAGCGACGGCGACAGAGCGCGGTCAGCGGGACGGGAAACAAGCGTGGCAATGAGCGGCATCGAGAATTCCGGCGCGGGTGCGGGCGAAGGCCGCGTGAAGAACGCGATCCTGATAGCCGGGCCGACCGCCAGCGGCAAGTCGGCACTGGCGCTCGACTTGGCAGAACGCACGGGCGGCGTCATCGTCAACACCGATTCCATGCAAGGCTATTCGGTTCTCGACGTGCTGACCGCCAGGCCGGGAGCGGCCGACCTCGCACGAGCGCCGCATTTTCTCTATGGGCACGTCCATCCCGGCACCGCCTACTCGACGGGAGCATGGCTGCGCGACGTGACGAAGCTGATCGACGACGGCGCGCTCTCGCGACGGCCGATCTTCGTCGGCGGCACCGGGCTTTACTTTCGCGCGCTGGCCGAGGGCATTTCGGAAATGCCCGACATTCCCCAGCAGGTGCGCGACCGCTGGCGCTACGAACTGAAGGAACAGGGATCGGTCAAGCTGCATGGCATCCTGCTGCGCGAGGATTCGAGAACCGCCATGCAATTGAAGCCCACCGACAGCCAACGCATCGTGCGCGCGCTCGAAGTGCTCGATGCATCCGGCCGATCGATCCTGGAATGGCAGGCCGAGCGCGGCCGGCCGCTCATCGACAGGCAGACGGCGCATTTCCGGGTCATCGAGCCGGACCGGGCTGTGCTGGTCGATCGCATCGAAAGGCGTTTCGACCAGATGCTGGACAAGGGCGCGCTGGAGGAAGTCAGGCAACTTGCGGCTCTTCATCTCGATCCGGACCTGCCGGCGATGAAGGCGATCGGCGTTCGTGAGCTGCAGGGCGCGATGGCCGGGCAATCCAGTTTTCCCGAGGCGATCGAACGCGCCAAGATCGCGACGCGGCAATATGCCAAGCGGCAGGCGACCTGGTTCCGGCATCAACTGGGGCCGGAATGGCAAAGATTGCGCCCTGGTGACGATCTCGAAACCACGATCCAAGCACTTGTTGCCAATACAACCTGAAAAGTTGACCCCAAGGAAAGAGTTCCCGCCGAGGTTGTCCAAGTTAACGCTCCGTAAGTCGGTCCGTGCCATAAAGTCGATGGGCACTTTTCCATCGGGGAGCAGATGCGTTTCCATAAGGCGGAATCAGCATTTTTCGTCTTTATCTTCGTGATCCTGGCCGCGGGCCTGGTGACGCTGCATGCCTATGGACAACTGCAATCCTTCGCCACGGAACTCCATACGGCTTCGGGCCTGGACAAGGTCATCTACCTCAACAAGCTTTTGTTCGCGACAGGCGTGCTGCTTGCGACCGCACTGTTTTTCGGCATCTTCTTCATCTACCCGCTGATCCGCAAACAGGCGACGGAGGAAGGCAAGCTGCGCGCCATGACGGTTTCGCTCAGCGCGCGCTCCGAAACGCTCGAGCACGCGGCCCTGACCGACAGCCTGACCGGTATGCAGAACCGGCGTTATTTCGACGACGCGCTGAAGGAATATCTCGAAGAGTTCAGGCGCATCGAAAAGCCGGTCGGGCTGATGATCCTCGACCTCGATCATTTCAAGCAGGTCAACGACACACACGGCCACGACGTCGGCGACGAGGTGCTGAGGGCGGTGGCCAGTTGCCTGAAGGACATGACGCGCTATCACGACGTGGTGGCGCGGCTGGGCGGCGAGGAGTTTGCCGTGGTTACGCCCAACATGGATGCGGAGCTTCTGGGCAAGTTTGCCGAGCGCATCCGCAAGGCGATCGCCAACATGTCCGTGCTGACAGGCAATGTCCGGCTCAAGATCACGACCAGCGTCGGCCTTGCCGTCTGGGACAGGCAGGAAACGGCGGAAGATTTCTATCGCCGCGCCGACCGCCAGCTCTATGAGGCGAAGAGGCAAGGCCGCAACCGCGTCTGCGCCTAAAATCCCATCACTGAATTCGTGAGGCCGGCCGTTTGATGCCGACTTCTGCGCTTCCGGTGCTCACGGACTCAATGTCCGCTCCGCTCCGGTTCTCGAATTCGACATCAATCGACTCAGCCTGACGAATTCCCTGACGGGATTTGCCCAAGCTGGTCAACGGCTCTTGGATGTTTGACGCAGATACTTCGAGCTATCGGCGGATGGGCTTGACGCCAGGTTCAATCGTTCTGCGGGCG harbors:
- a CDS encoding DUF4424 domain-containing protein produces the protein MLRYMLSAVLVFSTVPAFANDSVAELGTGGLILSRSDAVAMQSEDLFISPEKVTVDYVFHNNTDKDVDAIVAFPMPDISGNPEEMPAIPENQSDNFLGFEVTIDGVAAKPQLEQKVFALGIDISADLKAQNVPFNPFGDAAKAALAKLPQAVADDWVNRGIIIEDTADDGSGMKSSYAPFWQLRSTYWWRSTFPANKDVHVAHRYKPSVGGTSSVSFFNEGQFQGAYAAYKTRYCMDDTFEKAVRKAAKDSPDGYPKYYESRIAYILTTGGNWAAGTIGKFKLTIDKGNPKALVSFCGDNVKKVGPTSFEMTADDFYPEHDIDILLLEPSDSSGGDAN
- a CDS encoding dihydrofolate reductase, with product MHVAIYVAIAENGVIGRDGGLPWRLSTDLKRFKADTMGKPIIMGRKTYEGIGRPLPGRLNIVVTRDKAWRAEGVEVAHTLEAAIQLANVRGRCMTGVDEVCVIGGGEIYAQALPLADRLHVTHVLAAVDGDAHFPPIDPKSWLMVSAQEVPAGEKDSHATRYSVYERRREIH
- the hflK gene encoding FtsH protease activity modulator HflK; amino-acid sequence: MPWNDKSGGGGGPWGGGGNNQGPWGQGPKGPSGPQGSPPDLEDIIRRGQDRLRRALPGGGGASPAVFGLIAAVLVVLWAFQAVYTVQPDEVAVELRFGKPKAELSQPGLHFHWWPLETVETAKISEQLVDIGGGNTSGNGLMLSGDQNIVNVQFSVAYQVSDPRAYLFDVSDPDGMLRQVAESAMREAVGRRPAQDIFRDDRQGIAASVREIIQTTLDGYKAGLNVNAVSIEDAAPPREVADAFDEVQRAEQDEDKFVEQANQYSNQKLGQARGEAAQVREDAAAYKNRVVQEAEGEAQRFISVYDEYVKAPDVTRKRLYLETMERVLKDSSKVIVEQGNGQGVVPYLPLPALQPKPPAPAAPAANTGGTQ
- the hflC gene encoding protease modulator HflC encodes the protein MANRLPIVVAIAAVILFLIYSSVFVVNARQQALVLRFGEIVDVKSEPGIYFKAPFSFFDADTVQLIENRVLRFDLDNIRVQVSGGKFYEVDAFIAYRISDPRVFRAAVSGQIELAEARLRTRLDAALRRVYGLRDFEAALSEQRAVMMREVRDQLRPDATSLGLQIEDVRIRRTDLTAEVSQQTYDRMKAERLAEAARLRARGNEAAQRITARADREVVEIVAEAQKESEILRGEGEAQRSATFAGAYQRDPAFFDFYRSMNAYGTALDNTGTTMVLSPSSEFFRFFRNPDGKEGPANPAPAPAAPATQPSTGQ
- a CDS encoding DUF2065 domain-containing protein, whose product is MQDFFAAIGLVLVIEGLVYGGFPGFARKLAGEVLSMPENALRIGGLVAIAIGVGIVWLVRGG
- a CDS encoding DegQ family serine endoprotease, which encodes MTSTLLLRAARRTFIAGAAALLVGAVAVPSFVTPTLAADGPASVADLAQGLLGAVVNISTSQTVKGTEGPGAVPMPQLPEGSPFQDFFDDFFKNRGGDKDNGAQKVQSLGSGFVIDAEQGIVVTNNHVIADADDIEVNFSDGITLKATLVGTDTKTDVAVLKVDPKGHKLTAVKFGDSTKMRVGDWVMAIGNPFGLGGTVTVGIVSARNRDINSGPYDDFIQTDAAINRGNSGGPLFNSAGEVIGINTAIISPSGGSIGIGFSIPSQLASGVVEQLRQYGETRRGWLGVRIQPVTDDIAESLGMATAKGALVAGVIKGGPVDNGTIQAGDVILKFDGKDIHEMRDLPRVVAESPVGKAVDVLIVRKGVEQTVKVTLGRLEDGEKAANAEEGGNTDQDKGDKAPAVSTASVLGMTVGELNDETRKKFSIAADVSGVVITDVAKDSAASERGIQPGEVITEIAQESVATPKDVMDRIGALKEQGRKNALLMLASKTGELRFVTIRMD
- a CDS encoding GNAT family N-acetyltransferase, which encodes MKPLRTERLILRNWEDRDRDLFHRINSDERVMEFFPFRRDRAQADAKMDEFRAWIAEDGYGFAAAEIVATGECIGFVGLLDTDHVPSLPAGTVEIGWRLAPDFWGKGYVTEAAEAWLAYGFETLGLDEIVSFAVAANRRSTAVMERLGMTADPSADFDHPNIPDSHPALKRHVLYRLSRKDWQARKKAAG
- the serB gene encoding phosphoserine phosphatase SerB — its product is MPLIATLVSRPADRALSPSLANMASRSVGASAVVWLAEGIACDLALPQEADAAETTAVLRAALAAEPVDVIVQQADARRKKILIADMDSTMIDQECIDELADEIGIKDRVAVITARSMNGEIAFEPALRERVALLKGLEAAVVDRIVTNRLTLASGGRALVQTMRANGAWTALVSGGFEVFTTRIAAMLGFQENRANRLLEQDGCFTGLVGEPILGRAAKADALLEITARLGLTPADAIAVGDGANDLDMIRLAGTGVALHAKPTVAAQAKIRIDHGDLTALLYLQGYRQEEFVQ
- the miaA gene encoding tRNA (adenosine(37)-N6)-dimethylallyltransferase MiaA, producing MSGIENSGAGAGEGRVKNAILIAGPTASGKSALALDLAERTGGVIVNTDSMQGYSVLDVLTARPGAADLARAPHFLYGHVHPGTAYSTGAWLRDVTKLIDDGALSRRPIFVGGTGLYFRALAEGISEMPDIPQQVRDRWRYELKEQGSVKLHGILLREDSRTAMQLKPTDSQRIVRALEVLDASGRSILEWQAERGRPLIDRQTAHFRVIEPDRAVLVDRIERRFDQMLDKGALEEVRQLAALHLDPDLPAMKAIGVRELQGAMAGQSSFPEAIERAKIATRQYAKRQATWFRHQLGPEWQRLRPGDDLETTIQALVANTT
- a CDS encoding GGDEF domain-containing protein, coding for MRFHKAESAFFVFIFVILAAGLVTLHAYGQLQSFATELHTASGLDKVIYLNKLLFATGVLLATALFFGIFFIYPLIRKQATEEGKLRAMTVSLSARSETLEHAALTDSLTGMQNRRYFDDALKEYLEEFRRIEKPVGLMILDLDHFKQVNDTHGHDVGDEVLRAVASCLKDMTRYHDVVARLGGEEFAVVTPNMDAELLGKFAERIRKAIANMSVLTGNVRLKITTSVGLAVWDRQETAEDFYRRADRQLYEAKRQGRNRVCA